The Clostridia bacterium genome window below encodes:
- a CDS encoding alpha-galactosidase has translation MENRFVLTYRTAAGEHSLENLIEDECLSLAFRTSGARRTILLTAKEDLTLLSFEERIPSLEIEPGKDDLFFLNGYQSWTDSFERYLSEKEKSLKRVPRIVVDTFSFDRYGDYTFYDYDKSKLHGFDLFYEKGKRSRFLFGVNAENAYLIIEVERKSGKIKLLSDVRGAAVKAGENYAIADYYLFDSYEEGLATFEKIYPLKEREKIFGYTSWYNYYQDVTEEILLRDLDALDERFNLFQIDDGFETKVGDWLTADPLKFPNGLKPIVKRIHDRGMKAGLWLAPFVAEEESELFRHRKAWFKRDEKGAFVKCGSNWSGFYALDLENPEVLAYIETCLKYYSDMGFDFFKLDFLYAANLPVYQGKTRARAAEEAYRFLREKLSDRLILGCGATLTNAAGKFDYMRVGPDMSLSFDDAFYMRFFHRERPSSKTTVQNTIYRSFLNGRFFGNDPDVFLLRDENLKLKDKTKCAILTLNALFGDVLMTSDNVKTYGDRAKKRLDDAFVLFRKAKNVTFLRKRNRISVRYEVEGTPHALVYDKEKGEFL, from the coding sequence ATGGAAAACCGCTTCGTTTTGACCTATCGGACGGCGGCGGGCGAACACTCGCTCGAAAATCTCATCGAGGACGAATGCCTGTCTCTCGCCTTCCGAACGAGCGGCGCGCGAAGGACGATTCTTCTGACCGCGAAAGAGGATCTGACGCTTCTTTCCTTCGAAGAGCGAATCCCGTCTTTGGAAATCGAACCCGGGAAGGACGACCTTTTCTTCTTGAACGGGTACCAGTCTTGGACGGATAGTTTCGAGCGGTATCTCTCGGAAAAAGAAAAGAGCTTGAAGCGCGTTCCGCGGATCGTCGTCGATACCTTCTCGTTCGACCGCTACGGGGATTATACCTTCTACGATTACGATAAAAGCAAACTTCACGGTTTCGATCTCTTTTACGAAAAGGGAAAACGCTCGCGCTTCCTATTCGGCGTAAATGCGGAGAACGCCTACCTGATTATCGAAGTCGAGAGAAAAAGCGGAAAGATCAAACTTCTCTCGGACGTAAGAGGCGCGGCGGTTAAAGCAGGAGAAAACTATGCGATCGCGGATTATTATCTCTTCGATTCCTATGAAGAAGGGCTCGCGACTTTTGAAAAGATCTATCCTTTGAAAGAGCGTGAAAAGATCTTCGGGTACACCTCTTGGTATAACTATTATCAAGACGTCACGGAAGAGATCCTTTTAAGAGATCTCGACGCTCTCGACGAACGGTTCAATCTCTTTCAGATCGACGACGGCTTCGAGACCAAAGTCGGCGACTGGCTCACGGCGGATCCTTTGAAATTCCCGAACGGGCTCAAACCCATCGTAAAAAGGATCCACGATCGCGGAATGAAAGCGGGGCTTTGGCTCGCGCCCTTCGTGGCGGAAGAGGAGAGCGAACTCTTTCGGCACCGTAAGGCGTGGTTCAAGCGGGATGAAAAGGGCGCGTTCGTAAAATGCGGTTCGAATTGGAGCGGCTTTTACGCGCTCGATCTCGAAAATCCCGAAGTCCTCGCCTATATCGAGACGTGTTTGAAGTACTATTCCGATATGGGATTCGACTTTTTCAAACTCGACTTTTTGTACGCGGCGAACCTTCCCGTTTATCAAGGGAAGACGCGCGCTCGAGCGGCGGAAGAGGCGTATCGCTTCCTGAGAGAGAAACTGTCGGATCGCTTGATCCTCGGCTGCGGCGCGACCTTGACGAACGCCGCGGGGAAATTCGATTATATGCGCGTCGGACCGGATATGTCGCTGTCTTTCGACGACGCGTTTTATATGCGGTTTTTCCACCGCGAAAGACCGTCTTCCAAGACGACGGTGCAAAACACGATCTATCGGAGTTTTCTGAACGGAAGGTTTTTCGGAAACGATCCGGACGTCTTCCTCCTTCGCGACGAAAACCTGAAACTCAAAGATAAGACCAAATGCGCGATCCTGACTTTGAACGCTTTATTCGGCGACGTCCTTATGACTTCGGATAACGTGAAGACGTACGGCGATCGGGCGAAAAAAAGATTGGACGACGCGTTCGTGCTGTTCCGAAAGGCGAAGAACGTAACGTTTTTGAGAAAAAGGAATCGCATTTCGGTACGGTACGAGGTCGAAGGAACCCCCCACGCCCTTGTTTACGACAAAGAGAAAGGAGAGTTTTTATGA